In Lolium perenne isolate Kyuss_39 chromosome 5, Kyuss_2.0, whole genome shotgun sequence, the sequence gtactcatcccatgcatgtacacctagtttgctccacaactgtaagagttcttcaaataatggctgtaggtacacatcaatgtcgttgccgggttgctttgggccttggatgagcactggcatcataataaacttccgcttcatgcacaaccaaggcggaaggttatagatacatagagttacaggccaagtgctatgactgcagctctgctccccaaaaggattcattccatctgtacttaggccaaaccttaagttcctcgcgtcatctgcaaaatccgggaactctctatcgattgtcctccactgcgacccatcagcggggtgtctcagcatctcgtctttcttacggtcttctttgtgccatcgcaacaacctggcatgctctttatttctgaacagacgtttcaaccgtggtattataggagcataccacataaccttggcaggaaccctcttcctagggggctcgccctcaacatcaccagggtcatctcgcctgatcttataccgaagtgcagtgcataccggacatttttccaaattttcatactcagcgcggtagaggatgcagtcattaatgcatgcatgtatcttcagcacctctaatcctagagggcagagaaccttctttgcttcgtacgtcttTGTCTGGcaattcgttattctttggaaacctcctcttcattattttcagtaacttctcaaatggcttgacacatataccagcctctgccttccattgcagcaactccagggtggcaccgagctttgtgttgccatcttcgcaatttgggtataacttctttttgtgatcatctaacatgccctttaactttcgcttctcgttttctgtttctgcatctctgtgtgcatcagcgatggcccgacgaagatcatcatcaacgggctcatctgatgcctcttcatcttgatcacctcctcctgcatcttcatcttcatcatgccctgttgcagtatcaccgtagttagggtacatatcatcatccttttcttcttctttgtcgtcttccatcataacccctctttctccatgcttggtccaacaattatagctgggcatgaaacctttccaaatcaggtgggagtgaatgacttgccattcagggtattgcttcaagttatggcaatcaacacatggacaacacataaaaccatccgcctgtgggttttcctgagccacacggataaattcttccaggcccgatctgaactcgggtagacgtcggtcaacgtacatccattgccgccggttcatctacatcaaataattaattaagtttatcaataaactattacaaaacatcataatatttataaatagtggaaattagcaccgtacaaatgaaagggtaaagttgttgcttaaccttgatcgaggaggaaagaaagaggagaaagcttaagtgtcgctccgacacctcatctcatttttgttgtgtgtaaaatcaagcggcatcactctctcagacacatttcatcgagcaccttatgtgcatgccaaagagaagcaagttagcactcaacacacacaccttctCCTAGCAAAAATGAAGTGAGTGGGTTGGTTGGCCGGGTAGCTGAGCTGAAATAGGGctggggacctttagcaccggttcgtgttacgaaccggtgcaaatgagctatcttttgcaccggttcgtaacacgaaccggtgctaaaggttcctcggctgacacgtgcctgacgacgaaccttttgcaccggtttgtgttatgaaccggtgcaaaagttcgtaacacaaaccggtgcaaaaggtccctcggccggctgccccacgaaccggtgctaatgaccccttttagcaccggttcgtgccaaatccggtgcaaaagccatctggggcaaaaaaccaaagcccttgtttctactagtggcaAAAGGGACCGGCTAGCCTCTAGATAGATAATCCAGCTAGGTTCGAGACACTTCGCGCTGCTGCGCCGCCGTCAAGGCCTTGCGGAGGCTCGTGGCAGCCTCCCCATCGACACACAGTTCCTTGCGGCCGACAAGCACCGCCTTGTTGTGCCTCCCGCCGGCCGGCCACTACCGCAACTACCTGACAAAGTCACGGCCGACGTGCCAACAATAGGGTACATGTATAGTACTACTACATATATGCACGCTACATATTCGTACAAATAAGTTGAGCCACATACAGGTTTGTATGCCCgtttatttttttaaaaagacCATCATGCCTGAAAGGACATCGGGCGATCTCAGTCGTCTTTGTGTTTGAGTTTGTCTGAATTTGTGGGGAGAGAGTTCTACTGGAGCAACAAACGCCTAGCTCAAGTTCTCTTTCTTTCATCCAAGGGCTCCTTCGATTTGGGGTAATCCGAGGGAGATTGAGGTGGTTTAAATCCCTTGTAAGTCAAAATATACCACAATCCACTCCAATACACCTAAGTAGGGGATTAACCAAACAAGTTTACCTGTATTGTCTTACTAGTGCCCTGGTACATCTGTACACTTTATCTCAGTAGTTCCTGAGGTAGCAAAATTTATGGCAAATAAACCATCTAAAATGTTTTTTCCTCAATCCTCAACAAAAACTAACCACATCAGTGGATGAGAGGCATATCATACACGCCTTTAAACTCTACTATTTTCTTGGAAAAAGCAAAAAAGATTCAAACAGTGGATGTGGCCGCCCACAAACCTTTAGTTGACAACTAAAACACATATAAAATCAAGTTAAACAGGAGAAGGTGCCTCCATCAAACTTTTATTAGACAACCGAAAAAAATCTGAGATAGAAAATCAACAAAAGAAAACAACGACATGGCAATCAAATCAAGAAAATTGAATCATAGAATTTTGTCAAAAATGATTCTAACCAGAGACACACATAGAAATATATTCAGAAGAATGTTTTGCTGGATCTACATTCATCTGGATCAATAAAATCTAACAGTACACGCGATTAAACAGTTTGGTTCCGACTGCTGTTCTTGTCTCTAGATTGCTGCTAGAAATAATGTATGCTGCCATACTTCAGTCCTTCTGCGTTGTCGACCAATAGGACGGATCACTGTTGCTCTATTTTTGGGAGCATCATCTCATCGGTTTGTTGGGTTGGAAAAGGTGACGCCACGAATTGAACGAACTGCCTCCCGCACCGGAAAGTATAAGATTTCGGATGATTGAGGCGACGCTGAAACAGACAGGCACAGCACCGAGAGATGAAGAGAGGGAGGACCACTAATACGACACATAACCATGCACGATCACCACGAATAATATACTAAAGCACTTGCATCTTGGGACGTGCTTGCAGAATGCCTATAAGTCCTTTTCGATATTTTCTTTCTTATCAATTTCGTATCACCGTGTCCGTGCGTACGTTTATGTGGCTCAAAGATCTAGCTTTTGtttttcaagaaaagaaagatctTCTGATCGCAAAATAAAAGAAAGATCTAGCTTTTGTAAACCAGAACAGTTTTACTTGTGGTGCTGTTTTTTTTTATAAAGGACGCTTTATTACTGAAAAGGTATAAGCATTAGGGCAAGATCAACGCATTTCGGATGTCTAAATTGACCGCCCGCGTCAGGCTGCGGACGCAAAAATGGTCATGCGTCCGAGGTgtctccagcggcccgacgcatatTAGCTGCGGGCCATTTTTTCCGGAAATATCAATAAACAGGAGAAACAAGCAAATAGCATGAACATATTGCCATCATATTGGCTTAAATTGAGGTCTTAAATAAGTCCATCACATTATGCACAAGGTACGGCACAAAATGTAGTCCAAAAGATGCCCAAACATGGCTAGAACAGCAAGTCCAAAAAGAGGCCACCGTGGTCGACAATGGCGCCGCAGATCAGGCGTCTCGCACGTGGATTTCGTCGCGCTTCTTCACGAACCAGGCCCTGTGTCATCGTCCATGTTGCTCAAGTTGGCTAGCATGATCCATGTGTCCTCTGCCCGGATCTTGGCCTCGGCATCCATCCTTCTAGCCTCGGCATCACGCATTTTGGCCTCGATGTCTGTTTTTTTTCTCCATCCTTTGGACCTCAATGATCTCTTTGGTGAGGTTGAGGTAGATGACAGTTGCGGCCTCTTTTTTTAGACGCTTCTTCTCGTCCCTTTGGTCCAAGGCATCTTGAGAGTCGGCTATGATCTTCTCCAAGGTCTGGCTGAACGCAAGGGATGATGCCTCCTGGGCAAGATCAACGTTGGTAGCCTTATGGCCCCAGGGACGAGGTGGAAGGGTTTTCTGCCCAGGATCATCGTCTTCGCCGTCAACGACCAACGTGGTTGTCCCATTCTTGACAGCTTCATGGTAGGCCGCATAGCCAACCTTCCACTTCGGCGCGCCATTCAACTTCTTCCAACAATGGACCATATAGAAGCCCTTCTTATGTGTTGCCTTGAACTTCTCCAAGGCCCTCGCTACCTAATAGCTAAAAGTTAGGTTTATGATATGCTAAATGCCGCAATAGATCGATGGAATCACGATGCCCGTTACTTACCAGTGCCATCACGCCCGTTCCGCCCTCGGGGTGAGCAACAACATGATCGACGACGGCGCAGAACTTGGaggtctcttgtttgatgtagttccataTTTTCTGATGGACTCTTCTGTGCGTCCACTGCGCATCTCATAGGGCTTGTGACGCTTTCTCTCTTTGTACTCTTGGACAACCTTGGCCCACTAGATCTTGCCCTTTTGCTGGGCACCATTTATGCAATCATGGCTGCTCACGAGCCACACATCGCACAAACATGTGTCCTCGTCGTTGTTGAAGCCGCTGGTCTTGTGGCTATCCCCTTCTTCTTGCCAGCATCATCCCTGGTCAGGACATCCTTGTTGGCGCCTCCTCATCGGCATCGACTCAGACGGTTGTTGGCTGTATGGGCAGGGTGGAGAACAACCGTTCGTCATCGATGTCCATCCCATCCCGCGTATGTGCCCACTGATCATGCGTCCTATCCCTACACCGCCTTAGCCGACAAAGCCGCCGCCGAAGATCATGGCCTGGATATCGCCCTTATTGCGTCCCGTCCAATAGGCCTAGAAATCACCGGACGTCAACGAATAACACACGGCAGAGCGAGACACTGAGAGAGCAAACGTACCAGGTCGTCGATCGTCGGGGCAGACGGTATCAATTCCTCAAACAGGGTGCGGGGCACCGGCATGCTCTCCTCACGGACCTGTCGCGGTCAGGCACGAGTCACCGCTCCTCGGCGTCCGGTTCAGGTCGGGAACCGGGCCCCATTGAACTGGACCGACGCGGCGCCGGAGGCGAACCGTGACATCGCGTGGACCTGCGAGGGTGCAGGCGTTCCAGGACGCAGCTGGGAACTTAACGAGCTCACCGATGAGGCCGGGGGAGCGACGTCGATGATCTTCTCTTGCTTGACGAAGAGCATGGCCTCCGGTAGGCTCGTATGGAGGCCAGGATAGAGGCCTATGTGGGCGTCGGCTTTCACGTGCATCTGCCGCACCATTTGGGCAGCGGCCTGCGCTTGCTGGGCGGACGTCGCCGTTGCATTCCTCTCCTTTAGATTCTTGCGCCAGCCGCGACGCTTCGCGGCTTGGATGCCTTTCGCCTCCTTCGAGAACGGCTTCTTTAAAACCTTCGGCTTTGCTTCCCGGCCGCCGGTTGCGGCTCACTTTGAGCCGGACGGAGATGTGGCCTCCATTGGGACTGTGATCGTGGCTATGGGGGACTGCGGGGCGGTGGGTGCGAGGGTTTCCTCGGAATTCATGGTGGCTGCAGCGATGAGGACGTCCATTGCAAGGGGAGGGAGTGTTGGCACTGGTAAACTTAGATTTCTCGGGCAGGAAATGGCAACTGGCGGGGATGTGAGCGGCATCCCAGCCACTGACGTGTGGGTCCAACGTGAGATTCGACGGACACTCGGCGCGTCTGTGTAGCATCTGCAGAGACAAACTCGACGCATATTTAGGCCAAGTTTGCGTATccgcggacagcccggtcactatGCGTTGGGCCGCTAGGCCTGGTTCCAGACCCATATTTTGATcgtgcggacgcaaacggtcgttgGAGATGCCTTTACACCCGGTCTCTGCATTGCTAAGATACACACAGCCGTCAAAGAACAACAGTAAAAATCATATAAAACATTACAAAAGACTGCTACTAAAAGATTCGACCACCAATTAGGCCATGGGAGCCGCAAACCTACGATTATGCAGCTATCCATGCTGGGTAATAATATCTTTGGCCGTATCCTTAAACCGTGTAGACATCTCCGTAAATAGGTTTTTGATCCTCCGAGCGCTGAAGTGACGACCATAAACGGAGTAAAACCGTACACCGCTAGATGATCTGCATAAGAGAAGAATTTGTATAGTTAAAAACCTAGTCATTCCTACGTAGCCAAAACGATCAGATAGGCAATCACTCCCACTTTAATAAGAATCTTAAACCTAGAATCCACCCTGTTTAGCCGATTGGTAAAGATATTTGCAAATGCTACGTGCaaggtataaggtagaacctatctgaatgattggcCGGCCATATAGACCTAGCAAACCGACACTGGAAAGAAAAGGTATTTTATTATCTCCTCTTCGTGATAGAAAATACATTTTGTACAACCATACCAGTTGCGTTTTGCAaggttatttttaataaaaataacACCACGAGGAATGTACCATGCAAAAATCTTTTTTTTTTCAATGCTATCTTGATCTTCCAAATAAACTTATTATTAAAACCGGTTGAATTGGTTCTATTAAAACTTTGTAGATCCTACTGAGAATACACCATTCTTGACAAGTCCCAACAAAGTTCATCTGAGAACGAGCCGTTGGCTCGATGGCTTGGGTTGGCGGTGGCCACCCAGCCCACCCGCGTTCGATCCCTGGGATCGACGGGGTGTCTCACCGGGGCTTTGCTCTGAATAAAAATCTTGGACGCCTTCTGCGCGCGCTCGTGCCACATCTGTCTGAACTCAAAACACGTGTGCTCTGTGTGTGTAGTTGTAGGGTCTAGCCTGTGTACTAGGGGTGTGCGTGAGTGGGGTGTGAGTGTGGTGTGAGTTGGTACACAAACCCAGATACTACAGCTGTACCACCGATCGAGAggcatcaaaaaaaaaaaagttcatcTGATCTGTAAACCTTGTCACTACAGGAACGGACGTGTACGCCGACGGCCGgccgccctcggcgtaggctacgccgatggcacggcgtaggctacgccgatgGCAGCCCTCGGCGTCTAGGTCCCTCGGCACATGACACCGTGCCGTCGGCGTAGgcccggccgtcggcgtacgccgcCTATGCCGACGGTGCTCGTTCGCCCTCGGCGTCGCGGCCTTCGGCGTCTCGTGGCAGGGCGCCGTCGCCGTTAACGGACGCCAGCATACGCCGACGGCACTGTCCTCGGCATAGGGCAGGTGGCATGCGCGGGTAGAGGCGACGTGGCCGTCTGTGGTGCTGCCAGCCCAGCCTCTACGCCGACGGTATGCCCCTCGGCATATGCATGATCATATGACGCCAGGCTGGGACACGTGGCGCGCGGACAGCACacggtctacgccgagggcaaccccctcggcaTAGACCTGACCATATGGTCTATGCCagggtctatgccgacggcattgccctcggcgtaggcctGCCATATTTTTTTTTGCTGTTTGAGCCAAAATCCTGTTCCAATTCAATTGCAATGCAGTTCAGCAGGTCCAATTCATCCAAAATCGACCAAATTCGCCATAATTCACCAAAATAGCATATAATTcacatagtagcatacatggtgcacatagtagcatacaagaggagagcggagagtgccatgtcatccaaatacatagtagtagcaagcaaaccctagttctaagctgactagcggaggaaggacccgggcggggtgtgtccgcccacatcgttggcgaaacgagcagcccggggttgcgctccggtagaagctgcagaagaaccacctggagaaggaccggtgctacgcccaggagaagtcgacggagaggcaccgggagtagtcccaggagtagtcgacggagaggcaccagcagaacgcccaggagaccgaccaccttcatgaaccggtgtgacctcgcgcccacccggcgatgcctggttcccggaccatcccgttccctacgtgttccctacatgttagcaacttgcgaggcaaaggaaagtggtaactaccggtttggcaaagaacttacctccggtgtggatccgtagtaagtcgcagcgaaagctgccctcgatggcatgataggcatgtcccccgccacggtaactcgagccggtggcggtgtaccagtagacatagagatcatcatttcctgcaagataggttacaagttaggctttgcagaaataaagcatcaaactgagacttgtcatctacttgcgcgagaagaaagattcagacttactcctatatacgccatgtaggccgtattctgcctattccactgcgcagcggcctgctgatacgcttcattacaggcttcgaaggccgcctcaaactcaggctacaatttcagaaacaatgaatctcgtcaacacttagccatgtaggaaggaaaaccggaaagaggatgaaaatgaggaaaacttacatcgtaggcgggtggacgagcaggccgtggacgaggctgggggctgtcggcggtgagggtatgcttgagacgcgtgtagctcgtggctggggtaggcttgaccgccttattcagaaaggggaaacggccatgcggacgcccgtgccccgacaagaccaacgactcctcgtcgaccggaatgctcaaggggtcatccacctcggggtgacgagacttgaccatgtcgcagtagtcctccttggcggccttggcattgccgtagtactgtggctgaggcaatgcgggattgggcttctgcttcgtccgcatcatgtcatatatctgggcatcatgaagcaccaccccaggtggtgcctcggccacctgcatcgcgaaaagaaaagttaagcgtaccacaaatgagacatgacgggaaatgaaagaaggtcgttctatgtatatacatacattttccccttgaagcgggtgtagtcacggtttcccgcgcagtgtgtgccaccggtgcctcggttctccatgttacgcctcgacacggctgcaaactcctcgtcctacctgagccacctcgccctaatcagctcctcccatgcctccctatgctgctcggcccactcgggacaaacctgaaaacgcaatactcagctcaagataattcaatgaaaacttagcagcaatgtagaatctcattgacattttactcaccgacatgtactcctcaatggtcattgcccattcctccgtaggctggttaccaacatagtactccttcttgaccctcttacccttgttagcccagaaggcactagcgctggtgaacttttggttgtaccactgctgcggtgtcaacctctccaagcgccacgcaaagtgagacgcgcctgcgtctcatgctccgggtccacacgatagaagcacttcaatcatgcataaatcagttgtgaaagtcatgagttagcacattagggtcatcaactatgaacggtgctcgagaaatatatgccttacccagaacttggtggtcacagcctcagcagctgtcgcgaagcctacggcaggggcatcctcatagtccgcccaagtagtggctagcttcgtcgcgccaccggggaccgtgctaaggggagtgtatctgccgggccagaacttcttaatcagagccccaagcaagctgttaggcatgcgggggggcttggcatcccatgtccagttgctgcaaataaatcacatattagtacacatgccaaattgtttattatgcccaagatgaaaatacatgttcgaaatttctgaagtagtacacttactcatcgctcgaaggaatgataagggccttGTCATCATGGGTCTTCGGCTCCTTCCTCGCATCGGGGACTCTAGCTTCTCCACGAAGCTTCAAGGGCTTTGGCGCACCCCCATCCTCCATCacctccaactcagccctagagtccgactcgtgtgtagactccgtctccatctccacctccccactagacggaccctctaggtacaactcaggagccacgtcaccagaagcggagggtggctcgtcaaagtccatgtgtaccccaccgccacct encodes:
- the LOC127298231 gene encoding uncharacterized protein, with the protein product MQVAEAPPGVVLHDAQIYDMMRTKQKPNPALPQPQYYGNAKAAKEDYCDMVKSRHPEVDDPLSIPVDEESLVLSGHGRPHGRFPFLNKAVKPTPATSYTRLKHTLTADSPQPRPRPARPPAYDPEFEAAFEACNEAYQQAAAQWNRQNTAYMAYIGEMMISMSTGTPPPARVTVAGDMPIMPSRAAFAATYYGSTPEGTGWSGNQASPGGREVTPVHEGGRSPGRSAGASPSTTPGTTPGASPSTSPGRSTGPSPGGSSAASTGAQPRAARFANDVGGHTPPGSFLR